The Octadecabacter arcticus 238 genome contains a region encoding:
- the rpsU gene encoding 30S ribosomal protein S21, which produces MQVSVRENNVDQALRALKKKLQREGVFREMKLKQAFEKPSEKKARNKAEAIRRARKLARKKLERES; this is translated from the coding sequence ATGCAAGTCAGTGTTCGTGAAAACAATGTAGACCAAGCCCTTCGGGCCTTGAAGAAAAAGCTGCAGCGCGAAGGCGTTTTTCGTGAGATGAAGCTTAAGCAGGCTTTTGAAAAACCGTCCGAGAAAAAGGCGCGAAACAAAGCCGAAGCGATCCGTCGTGCCCGTAAATTGGCGCGTAAGAAGCTCGAACGCGAAAGCTAA